In Stenotrophomonas sp. ASS1, the following proteins share a genomic window:
- a CDS encoding type I secretion system permease/ATPase, which translates to MDDGGALACFVALLGFLDRPADPDQLRHQLGHPEGRIDTQDLLRLAKRMDVKARVVQARVTALRDHPLPAIACLADGRYTLVLKADAENVLCFDAAADGRPVTLSLGEFSQEFDGRLLLMTTRESVAGAVRRFDVGWFIPALVKYRRLLRDVLVASFFLQLMALITPLFFQVVIDKVLVHKGITTLEVLALGLLVVSVFEVLMGGLRTYLFSHTTSRVDAELGSKLFSHLTHLPLAYFQARRVGDSVARVRELETIREFLTSSAQTVVLDLFFAIVFLAVMWLYSPALLLIVLITLPLYAVVVMVVGPMLRRRLDEKFVRGAENQSFLVEAVTGVETIKALAVEPQAQNRWDKQLAGYIQASFRASMLANWGSQAVQLIHKLATVALLFFGARLVIDGKLTVGELVAFNMLAGQVAGPVLRLAQLAQDFQQARIAVERLGDILNSPTEPASSPSRASLPAVDGRIALEHVSFRYRPEGQEVLSSVSLEIAPGEILGVVGPSGSGKSTLTKLIQRLHTPERGRVLVDGVDLSMVDPAWLRRQVGVVLQENLLFNRSVRENIAMADPAMPMSRVVEVAKLAGAHDFILELPEAYDTRIDERGGNLSGGQRQRLAIARALAIDPKILIFDEATSALDAESEEVIQDNLKRMSAGRTVIIIAHRLSAVRQANRIVTLERGRITETGTHEDLLRAGGRYSLLYTKQMGLPAVAAPLN; encoded by the coding sequence GTGGACGATGGAGGCGCGCTGGCGTGCTTCGTCGCCCTGTTGGGGTTTCTGGATCGGCCTGCCGACCCCGACCAGCTCCGGCACCAGCTGGGCCACCCCGAAGGCCGTATCGATACACAGGATCTGTTGCGCCTGGCCAAGCGGATGGACGTCAAAGCACGCGTGGTACAGGCGCGGGTAACCGCGCTGCGCGACCATCCGTTGCCCGCCATCGCCTGCCTGGCCGACGGGCGCTATACGCTCGTGCTCAAGGCCGACGCCGAGAACGTGTTGTGCTTCGACGCGGCGGCCGACGGACGCCCGGTCACGCTGTCCCTTGGCGAGTTCTCGCAGGAGTTCGATGGCCGCCTGTTGCTGATGACCACGCGTGAAAGCGTGGCCGGCGCCGTGAGGCGCTTCGATGTCGGTTGGTTCATTCCTGCCCTGGTGAAGTATCGCCGCCTGCTGCGTGACGTGTTGGTAGCCTCGTTCTTCCTGCAGTTGATGGCACTGATCACGCCGCTGTTCTTCCAGGTGGTGATCGACAAGGTACTGGTGCACAAAGGCATCACCACGCTGGAAGTGCTTGCCCTCGGCCTGCTGGTGGTTTCGGTGTTCGAAGTGCTGATGGGCGGACTGCGCACCTACCTGTTTTCGCACACCACCAGCCGCGTTGATGCCGAACTTGGCTCGAAGCTCTTCTCCCACCTCACGCATCTGCCATTGGCCTATTTCCAGGCGCGTCGGGTGGGCGATTCGGTGGCGCGCGTGCGCGAACTGGAAACCATCCGCGAGTTCCTCACCTCTTCGGCGCAGACGGTCGTGCTGGACCTGTTCTTCGCCATCGTGTTCCTGGCCGTGATGTGGCTGTACAGCCCTGCATTGCTGCTGATCGTACTGATCACGCTGCCACTGTACGCGGTGGTGGTCATGGTGGTCGGGCCGATGCTGCGGCGCCGCCTGGATGAAAAGTTCGTGCGCGGTGCCGAAAACCAGTCGTTCCTGGTCGAAGCAGTGACCGGTGTGGAGACCATCAAGGCGCTGGCGGTCGAGCCGCAGGCGCAGAACCGCTGGGACAAGCAGCTGGCGGGTTACATCCAGGCCAGCTTCCGCGCCAGCATGCTGGCCAACTGGGGCTCGCAGGCGGTGCAGCTGATCCACAAGCTGGCCACCGTGGCACTCCTGTTCTTCGGCGCGCGGCTGGTGATTGACGGCAAGCTGACCGTGGGCGAACTGGTGGCGTTCAACATGCTTGCCGGGCAGGTTGCCGGGCCGGTGCTGCGCCTGGCGCAGTTGGCGCAGGACTTCCAGCAGGCGCGCATTGCCGTGGAGCGGCTGGGCGACATCCTCAACTCCCCTACCGAACCGGCCAGCTCACCCTCGCGTGCCAGCCTGCCGGCAGTGGATGGCCGCATCGCGCTGGAGCACGTGTCGTTCCGCTATCGGCCTGAGGGGCAGGAAGTGTTGTCGTCGGTCAGTCTGGAGATTGCTCCGGGTGAGATCCTCGGCGTGGTCGGGCCCTCGGGATCCGGCAAGTCGACCCTGACCAAGCTGATCCAGCGCCTGCACACCCCGGAGCGCGGCCGTGTGCTGGTGGATGGTGTCGATCTGTCCATGGTGGATCCGGCGTGGCTGCGGCGACAGGTGGGTGTGGTGCTGCAGGAAAACCTGCTGTTCAACCGCAGCGTGCGCGAGAACATCGCCATGGCCGACCCGGCGATGCCGATGAGCCGGGTGGTGGAGGTGGCCAAGCTGGCGGGGGCGCACGACTTCATCCTGGAGTTGCCCGAGGCCTACGACACGCGCATCGACGAGCGCGGCGGCAACCTCTCCGGCGGGCAGCGTCAGCGCCTGGCGATCGCTCGCGCGCTGGCCATCGACCCGAAGATCCTCATCTTCGACGAAGCGACCTCGGCGCTGGATGCGGAGAGCGAGGAAGTCATCCAGGACAACCTCAAGCGGATGTCCGCTGGCCGCACCGTGATCATCATCGCGCATCGTCTTTCGGCGGTACGCCAGGCCAACCGCATCGTGACCCTCGAACGTGGCCGCATCACCGAGACCGGCACGCACGAGGATCTGCTCCGCGCGGGAGGCCGTTACTCACTGCTCTACACCAAACAGATGGGCCTGCCCGCCGTGGCGGCCCCGCTGAACTGA
- a CDS encoding HlyD family type I secretion periplasmic adaptor subunit, whose translation MLKGLRHHLGILRESLRAERAQPDQRDSAAPDFLPAALEILEKPPNPIGRTVLWLLIAFLAIALVWSCLGRLDMVAVAEGKVIPRGNVKVIQAADQGVVRAIHVVEGQSVKAGTPLLELDPTVSHAEVEQARQALLTAQIDVARAQAVVDHVAGRAGRFIAPEGAPDSIIAIQQALVAAKQREFDSTVGGLQQERSQRDGEHGMILAEIAKLEEQLPLATDQLNKLEELSRENYVPRLQVAEVKERVVGMRQDLAIRREEQRKATAAQLAASQQMSKSRSEFAREALDALTEAEAARALRGEELKKAHDKAGHTVLRAPVNGVVQQLQVHTIGGVVKPADALMVLVPHDGELVVDAMLPNRDAGFVRDGQPVEVKLEAYPFTRYGVVDGVVETVGRDAVQTEKEGLRYPARVRLLRPWIEVDGRRRALAPGLAATAEIKTGDRRIIEYLLSPLSRRVQEAGRER comes from the coding sequence ATGTTGAAGGGACTGAGGCATCACCTGGGCATCCTGCGCGAGAGCCTGCGCGCGGAGCGTGCGCAGCCGGACCAACGCGACTCGGCGGCGCCGGACTTCCTGCCGGCGGCGCTGGAGATCCTGGAAAAGCCCCCGAACCCGATCGGCCGCACCGTTCTCTGGCTGCTGATCGCCTTTCTCGCCATCGCATTGGTCTGGTCGTGCCTTGGCCGCCTGGACATGGTCGCGGTGGCCGAAGGCAAGGTGATTCCGCGCGGCAACGTGAAGGTGATCCAGGCTGCGGACCAGGGTGTGGTCCGTGCGATCCACGTGGTTGAAGGGCAGTCGGTGAAGGCCGGCACGCCGCTGCTCGAACTGGACCCGACGGTCAGCCATGCCGAAGTCGAGCAGGCGCGCCAGGCGTTGCTGACCGCGCAGATCGATGTGGCACGGGCGCAGGCCGTGGTTGACCACGTTGCCGGTCGGGCCGGTCGCTTCATCGCACCGGAGGGAGCACCTGACAGCATCATTGCCATCCAGCAGGCACTGGTGGCCGCCAAGCAGCGCGAGTTCGATTCCACTGTGGGTGGCTTGCAGCAGGAGCGCAGCCAGCGCGATGGCGAGCACGGCATGATCCTGGCCGAGATCGCCAAGCTGGAAGAGCAGCTGCCGCTGGCTACCGACCAGTTGAACAAGCTGGAGGAGCTGAGCCGCGAAAACTATGTGCCGCGACTGCAGGTGGCCGAAGTAAAGGAGCGTGTTGTCGGCATGCGCCAGGACCTGGCGATCCGTCGCGAAGAGCAGCGTAAAGCGACCGCTGCGCAGCTGGCGGCCAGCCAGCAGATGAGCAAGAGCCGCAGCGAGTTCGCACGTGAAGCACTGGACGCCCTGACTGAGGCGGAAGCGGCACGCGCGTTGCGAGGCGAAGAATTGAAGAAGGCCCATGACAAGGCTGGGCACACGGTATTGCGCGCACCCGTGAATGGCGTCGTGCAGCAACTACAGGTGCACACCATCGGCGGCGTGGTGAAGCCGGCTGACGCGCTCATGGTGCTGGTGCCGCATGACGGCGAGCTGGTGGTCGATGCGATGCTGCCCAATCGCGATGCCGGCTTCGTCCGCGACGGGCAGCCGGTGGAGGTGAAGCTGGAGGCCTATCCGTTCACCCGCTACGGTGTGGTGGATGGCGTGGTCGAGACTGTGGGCCGTGATGCGGTGCAGACCGAGAAGGAAGGGTTGCGCTATCCGGCGCGCGTGCGCCTGCTGCGGCCCTGGATCGAAGTGGATGGCCGGCGCCGCGCGCTGGCGCCGGGCCTGGCCGCAACGGCGGAAATCAAGACCGGTGACCGCCGCATCATTGAATACCTGTTGTCGCCGCTGTCCAGGCGCGTGCAGGAAGCGGGGAGGGAGCGATGA